TCTACCAACTCTTGAACACTATATTCTTTTCCATCTGGTGTTTTTGAAAGGCTACCACTTCCTTCTGGTTCATAGCCACCTTTGAAATCATTGACTTCTGGAATATATTTGTAGGTTGTAGTTGGAGAAATGGCTTTTTTATTGAGCTGTTCTTGGACGTAGTACAAGTATGGTAATTTCGTTACACTGGCAGAATACATTTCTTTTTGCGGATTGATTCCAGCAGTATTTCCAGTCTCTAATTGTTTTACATAGATTCCATATGAAGGAGAATTGTATTTACTATTTAACAAGTCCTGAACTTTTTCCATTCGATTATCTTTTTCAGTAACGAATGATTTGTTCACCCAGCCCTGACCTTCAATCTCCACAAACTCATCTCGTAAAGTCTTAGCTGTACGTAAGACTGTCACTTTTGTATAAGGAGAAAGAGGTGTATTTTTTTCTTTTGCACCATTTATTAAGGGTCGGTCATACACTTTAAAACCAGGTTTTAGCCACATGTCTTGTTTTTTTTCTTGTGTTTCTTGTACAACATCAGAAAAAATGACAGAAGAATCTGCTAATACATATCCTTTATCTGCTATTTTAAATACAGCTTTCCCTTCATCATTTACAAAGAGTTGTTCGATTGTAAACGGTGTGTTGGGAAGAATTTCTCCTTTTGCTTTTTTCAACTGAGGATCAGAAAAAACAGAAATTTTGCGATAGACATTCGGGTTCGCCGGAATTGAAGAAAAATAAAGTTCTGATGGATGAGCCATTGTCTGAGAAGACTCAGACTGCTCGACACTCGCTGCTTGAGACCCAATAAATAAAATTGGAACTAACAATAGGAGCAGAAATCGTTTAGACACCTGTATTCCTTTCCTTTTCATCCTTTTGAAGTTTAATCATTTGGTTTTTCTTTTTTAATTCCTCTAATTTTTCATCCGAAAATTCAAGAAATTGTTTAACTGTTTGTAAGATATTTTCCATCGGTTATTGGGGGAGTAAATCTGGGATGGTATAAACATATTCACCATCTTTTGAAAAAGAATACTTAGCGCGTGCATATTTTGTTGCATAATCATCGTCTTTTAATTTTTTAGCGATGTCTTGTTGGTATTCTTTTTGTTCACTTGTTTCTTTATACTCTTTTTCCAACTGTTTGTATTGTTCTTTCTTATCTTGTAGCGATTGATAGCTCTGGGCTAAATTATAAGTTGGAAGAATAAACAGTAACATGACCAATATCAAAACGAGCCCTAGAAAACGATTGCGTTTTTTTCTTTCTTCTTCTAAAAAACGTTTTCGCTGACTTTCGTCTTTGATATATTTATTGTTCATTTGAACGATATTTTTAGGCATCTTCTTCTATCCTTGTTTCACTAATTATTTCGTACATTTTGGATGCATCTTCTTTTTTTGTACTATCCAACATTTCCAAGACTTTAACCGTCAATACTTTATTTCCAAAACGAACTTCAATTTGATCATTCACTTTCAAATCCGTTGAACTTTTGGCTAATACTCCATTGACTTTGATTCGTCCTTTATCTGCAACTTCCTTTGCAACAGGACGACGCTTAATAATGCGAGAAACTTTTAAATATTTATCTAATCTCATACTGTCACCTCTAACATAGTATTGTATCATTTTTTATACATAAAATGCGAAAAATGAGCTAAGAACTGCTAGTCCTTTTCTTTTTCCTGTTTAATTTCCAATAAGGTTTGACCAAATTGCTTCAGAGCTTCCAAAATTTCAAAATCTTTCTTATTTCGAATATCGAAGATCACTTCAATCAATCCCTTTTCTTCTGCAATCTGTGCCTTTAACTGTGTCATTGACAGAGCTTTGAAATAATCCTGTGTTAAAAACAGTTGTTTGGCAATAGGTTCAAATTTCACTGTCACTTTTTGTTGTTTTCTATCAACAAGACGGACAAAGACTTGATCCAAGTAAGCTTTCACTAAACCAATTTCAAGTAGGTAGGCGACAACATCTGGGTATTCTCCAAAACGATCGATCAATTCATCTTGCAAGTATTCATAGTCCGTCGCAGAATTCATTTCACGAATTTGTTTGTAAATTTCAATTTTTTGACGTTGATCTGAAATATATTCATTAGGTAAATACGCATCTATTTGCAGGTTCAACTCTGCATTGCTCTTTTGTCTACGATGCTCTTGGCCTTGTTTCTTAGCAATAGCTTCTTCTAACAATTGAGAATACATTTCAAAACCAACTGAATCGATGAAACCAGATTGAGAAGCTCCAAGGATATTCCCTGCTCCACGGATCGATAAATCTCGCATAGCAATTTTAAATCCAGACCCCAACTCAGTAAAACCTTTAATAGCTTCTAAACGTTTTTCAGACACTTCTGTAAGAGATTTGTCTGGGCGGTACATCAAATAGGCATAAGCAATTCGATTGCTTCGTCCCACACGACCTCTTAGTTGATAAAGCGTTGAAAGCCCCATATGATCCGCATTTTCAATAAAGAGTGTATTGGCATTTGGAATATCCACACCTGTCTCAATAATGGTTGTCGTCACTAAGACATCGTATTCGCCATTAATGAAATCCAACAGGGTATTTTCCAGGCGAACTTCACTCATCTGGCCATGAACAAAGCCAATCGAAGCCTCTGGAATCAACTCTTTTAATTCAGACACCTTTTGTTCAATTGTATCTACCTTATTGTAAAGATAATAGGCCTGTCCTCCACGATCCATCTCCCGCAACACAGCATCTCGAATAATAGTTGGATTGGTCTCTAGTACAAAAGTTTGCACAGGATATCGATTGGTAGGAGGTGTTTCAATGACAGACAAATCTCGAATTCCTAGCATAGACATATGAAGAGTTCGAGGTATAGGGGTAGCTGTCAAGGTAAGCACATCCACCTTTTTTTTCAATTCTTTCAAGGTTTCTTTGTGCTTCACTCCAAAACGTTGTTCTTCATCTATCACGATTAAGCCTAAGTCTGAAAAAACAACATCTTTGGACAAGAGCCGGTGAGTTCCAATAATAATATCCACTCGTCCTTTTTTCAACTTTTCAAGCGTTTCTTTCTGCTCTGCCTTACTCTGGAAACGACTTAAAACAGCAACTTCTACTGCAAAAGATTCAAAACGCTCCTTAAAATTGGCATAATGTTGTTGGGCAAGAACAGTGGTAGGAACCAGCACTGCTACTTGTTTATGATCATTTACTGCCTTAAAGGCTGCTCGCATAGCGACCTCTGTTTTCCCAAAACCGACGTCTCCAACCAGCAATCGGTCCATCGGACGATTCGATTCCATATCTTTTTTAATTTCTTCAATGGAACGTAATTGGTCATCTGTTTCAATATATGGAAAATCTTGTTCAAAAGCCTCTTGGTTTTCATCATCTTGGGAATAGGCAAAGCCTTCTAATTGACTACGCTCCGCATAAAGTTTTATCAAATCATCCGCAATGTCCTCCACCTGGGTCTGAACCTTTTGCTTCGTTCTTTGGAAACGCCCATCATTTAACTTGTTAATTTTTGGCGTTTTTCCATCACTTGCAACGTATTTGGACAACATCTGAATCTGATCGACAGGAATCGAGATGCGATCTCCATTTTGATATTGAATTGAAACATAATCACGATGGACACCCGAAATTTCAATCGTTTCAATTCCCAAATATTGACCAATACCATGAACTTGGTGAACAACATAGTCCCCTTTTTCCAGTTCATTATAATTTTTTAGGCGTTCTGCATTGGAAATATTTTGCCTGCGAATCTTTCGTTTGATCTTTTTCTGATAAATCTCTGATTCTGTAATGTAGACAATTTTTTCATCAACAAATTGAAAACCGTGAGCTAGTCCTCCAACAACTAATTGACTAGCTTGAGGAATGATCGTATCCCCATCAATATAATCTAATCGAATCCCATACTCTTCTAAATTTTTATGGAGCTGTTGAAGATTGTGATGAGAAGTTGCTTGGATAATAACTGTATAGTTTGATTTTCGATACCGTTCAATTTCCTCTTTTAGTAAATCAAATTGTCCAAAAAACTCCTGCATGGGATATTGATTGAATTGATACAAATGATCAAACTTCAGATTTCCTAATCCTTTTTGAAAGTTTGAAAAATAAGTTGCAGGCGTATATTTTCGTAATGTTGTACTGGTGTCTGCAAAATACACTTGGCGAGAAGAAGCTCTATTTTTATGTAAATCTTCCGTCAAGAGATTAGCTGTATCTAGTTCAAATCTCGCTATTTGATCTGCTATTTTTTGATAATCATCCAGAAAAACAGGAGTGTGTTTAGGGAGATAATCGAATAGGGTATATTGCTTCTCGTAAAAGAAACTAATAAATTTTCTAAGATCCGGATGAAGTTTCCTTTGAGAAATATCTCCTAAAATTTCTGCTAGATAAGATTTAAATTCTTCATTCGCGCTCTGTTCTTGCAATTGTTCGATTTGCTGCTGACCACGTATAAAATCTTCCTCTTGCAACAATAGATCACTCACTGCCTTCAGTTGAACTTCTTCAACATTTTCAACAGAACGCTGACTTTCTGGGTCAAAGATTCGGATTCCATCAATCTCATCTCCGAAAAATTCAATCCGATAGGGTTGGAGTTGGTCGATCTCAAAGATATCTAAAATATCTCCTCGTAGACTAAACTCTCCCTGTTGCAAAACTTGGCTCACCTTTTGGTAGCCAATCTTCTGTAATGTTTCACTCAGAGTAGTTAAGTCTATTTCTTGATCGACCTTCAATTGAAAAATGCTAGATGCAAAAACTTTAGGAGAAGGTAATAGTAGTTTTATACCACTCACATTGGTCACAAGGATGCCTTGACGATCCTCTTGACATAAAAAGTTCAAAGCCTCTAATCGTGAAAATTGCCTTTCTTGTGAAGCAAAAACAAATTCTGCTAAAGGGTTATCATCTC
The Streptococcus parasanguinis genome window above contains:
- a CDS encoding serine hydrolase, with the translated sequence MKRKGIQVSKRFLLLLLVPILFIGSQAASVEQSESSQTMAHPSELYFSSIPANPNVYRKISVFSDPQLKKAKGEILPNTPFTIEQLFVNDEGKAVFKIADKGYVLADSSVIFSDVVQETQEKKQDMWLKPGFKVYDRPLINGAKEKNTPLSPYTKVTVLRTAKTLRDEFVEIEGQGWVNKSFVTEKDNRMEKVQDLLNSKYNSPSYGIYVKQLETGNTAGINPQKEMYSASVTKLPYLYYVQEQLNKKAISPTTTYKYIPEVNDFKGGYEPEGSGSLSKTPDGKEYSVQELVDKIAKESDNVGHNILNYYVTHQSDQDFQKTLDKIAKKHWDVEKREASAEMAGNVMEAVYQQNGPIIDALSSTKYDDQRIARDLPVKVAHKIGDAYDFRHDVAIVYTNSPYVIAIFTDHSNYDTISNISKDIYEVLK
- a CDS encoding SP_0009 family protein; the protein is MENILQTVKQFLEFSDEKLEELKKKNQMIKLQKDEKERNTGV
- a CDS encoding FtsB family cell division protein, with translation MPKNIVQMNNKYIKDESQRKRFLEEERKKRNRFLGLVLILVMLLFILPTYNLAQSYQSLQDKKEQYKQLEKEYKETSEQKEYQQDIAKKLKDDDYATKYARAKYSFSKDGEYVYTIPDLLPQ
- a CDS encoding RNA-binding S4 domain-containing protein, encoding MRLDKYLKVSRIIKRRPVAKEVADKGRIKVNGVLAKSSTDLKVNDQIEVRFGNKVLTVKVLEMLDSTKKEDASKMYEIISETRIEEDA
- the mfd gene encoding transcription-repair coupling factor, with the translated sequence MNVIDLVSQNSNLLSWQQGLQKNNRELILGLSATTKAIVMASAFDSIEKAVLITSSYNEAERLASDFIALLGEEKVHTFLGDDNPLAEFVFASQERQFSRLEALNFLCQEDRQGILVTNVSGIKLLLPSPKVFASSIFQLKVDQEIDLTTLSETLQKIGYQKVSQVLQQGEFSLRGDILDIFEIDQLQPYRIEFFGDEIDGIRIFDPESQRSVENVEEVQLKAVSDLLLQEEDFIRGQQQIEQLQEQSANEEFKSYLAEILGDISQRKLHPDLRKFISFFYEKQYTLFDYLPKHTPVFLDDYQKIADQIARFELDTANLLTEDLHKNRASSRQVYFADTSTTLRKYTPATYFSNFQKGLGNLKFDHLYQFNQYPMQEFFGQFDLLKEEIERYRKSNYTVIIQATSHHNLQQLHKNLEEYGIRLDYIDGDTIIPQASQLVVGGLAHGFQFVDEKIVYITESEIYQKKIKRKIRRQNISNAERLKNYNELEKGDYVVHQVHGIGQYLGIETIEISGVHRDYVSIQYQNGDRISIPVDQIQMLSKYVASDGKTPKINKLNDGRFQRTKQKVQTQVEDIADDLIKLYAERSQLEGFAYSQDDENQEAFEQDFPYIETDDQLRSIEEIKKDMESNRPMDRLLVGDVGFGKTEVAMRAAFKAVNDHKQVAVLVPTTVLAQQHYANFKERFESFAVEVAVLSRFQSKAEQKETLEKLKKGRVDIIIGTHRLLSKDVVFSDLGLIVIDEEQRFGVKHKETLKELKKKVDVLTLTATPIPRTLHMSMLGIRDLSVIETPPTNRYPVQTFVLETNPTIIRDAVLREMDRGGQAYYLYNKVDTIEQKVSELKELIPEASIGFVHGQMSEVRLENTLLDFINGEYDVLVTTTIIETGVDIPNANTLFIENADHMGLSTLYQLRGRVGRSNRIAYAYLMYRPDKSLTEVSEKRLEAIKGFTELGSGFKIAMRDLSIRGAGNILGASQSGFIDSVGFEMYSQLLEEAIAKKQGQEHRRQKSNAELNLQIDAYLPNEYISDQRQKIEIYKQIREMNSATDYEYLQDELIDRFGEYPDVVAYLLEIGLVKAYLDQVFVRLVDRKQQKVTVKFEPIAKQLFLTQDYFKALSMTQLKAQIAEEKGLIEVIFDIRNKKDFEILEALKQFGQTLLEIKQEKEKD